In Mustela nigripes isolate SB6536 chromosome 10, MUSNIG.SB6536, whole genome shotgun sequence, one DNA window encodes the following:
- the LY9 gene encoding T-lymphocyte surface antigen Ly-9 isoform X1, giving the protein MAGPKRHPDDSALPSSSKPQKTKTHMFFSFLWTRLLFLPVGLGASEKHSTSAVVPGILGGLVIFPLNISVDTEFENVAWSGPQGTLAFVTAEKQIFITAKSYQDRLNISGDSYSLRLSSLTLEDAGPYKAQINRKTSAVTTDKTFILYVYEQVPEPQVIVKSVNMSDSGSCNVTLICSVERAWTSVLYSWTLQDTQASESQEGSTVIIRWTLCDPDLQYTCTARNPVSQSTSSPVRARQFCIAPGPSGGESIGETVVGILGESVTLPLTLSASHAGENVIWMFNTSIISKERRAAATADPLTKFKDANMNSSQDYSLMIGRLKMENAGHYHAYVCSQASGVISTKHITLHVYGRLKKPKITWHPGLAKDGICRVNLTCSVEDNGYNVTYRWAPLQKGTFESQEGPHLNVSWTRGANHPNITCIASNPVSSSSQQFLPGDICPGPERNTELYTGLLIASILLFGIFIWYIWKQKIPCSDPASSSSSTETPADAPGCQKLDTFSETAQQQHRPSSDSSSDSSETMEKDRESSGIPKAGRHHEYDLLTQEDNGSDSSPEGQAEYDLVTPESTVPAPEDNTVYMQIVVNLQGNTPVPEQKESSATVYSCIQIPQKGVPPPQQNDPESSEIPTYENFT; this is encoded by the exons ATGGCAGGCCCCAAGCGACACCCGGATGACTCGGCTCTCCCGTCCTCCAGTAAACCACAGAAGACCAAGACACacatgttcttttcctttctctggaccCGTCTCCTCTTCCTGCCAGTGG GGCTAGGAGCCTCTGAAAAGCACTCAACCTCAGCAGTGGTGCCCGGGATTCTAGGGGGTTTGGTGATTTTCCCCCTGAACATTTCAGTAGACACAGAGTTTGAGAATGTCGCCTGGAGTGGTCCCCAAGGCACTCTTGCTTTCGTAACTgcagaaaaacagattttcatcACAGCCAAAAGCTACCAGGACCGACTAAACATCAGCGGGGACAGTTACTCCTTGCGTCTCAGCAGCCTGACTTTGGAAGATGCTGGACCCTACAAAGCCCAGATAAACCGGAAGACTTCTGCAGTCACCACTGACAAGACATTTATACTGTACGTCTATG AGCAGGTGCCGGAGCCTCAAGTCATCGTGAAGTCTGTGAACATGTCCGACAGTGGCTCCTGCAACGTTACCTTGATTTGCTCTGTGGAGAGGGCGTGGACAAGTGTTCTGTACAGCTGGACCCTGCAGGACACGCAGGCTTCTGAATCGCAGGAGGGCTCCACTGTCATCATCCGCTGGACGCTGTGTGACCCAGACCTGCAATACACCTGCACAGCCAGGAACCCGGTCAGCCAGAGCACCTCCAGCCCCGTCCGCGCCCGGCAGTTCTGTATAG CTCCAGGACCCTCCGGAGGAGAGTCGATAGGGGAGACAGTAGTGGGGATCCTGGGGGAGTCAGTCACCCTGCCCCTAACACTCTCGGCCAGTCACGCCGGAGAGAACGTCATCTGGATGTTCAACACGTCTATTATCAGCAAAGAGCGGAGAGCAGCAGCAACAGCTGATCCACTCACGAAGTTCAAGGATGCCAATATGAACTCCAGCCAAGACTACTCCCTGATGATTGGCCGGCTAAAGATGGAGAATGCTGGCCACTACCATGCCTACGTGTGCTCCCAGGCCTCCGGAGTCATCAGCACAAAACACATCACGCTGCATGTCTATG GGAGATTGAAGAAGCCAAAAATTACCTGGCATCCTGGGCTTGCTAAGGATGGTATCTGCAGGGTCAACCTGACATGCTCAGTGGAGGACAATGGATACAACGTGACATACAGATGGGCCCCCCTACAAAAAGGAACCTTCGAATCCCAAGAGGGACCTCACCTCAATGTCTCTTGGACACGTGGTGCAAATCACCCCAACATCACATGCATCGCCAGCAACCCTGTCAGCAGCAGCTCCCAGCAGTTTCTTCCTGGCGACATCTGTCCAG GGCCTGAGAGGAACACAGAGCTTTATACTGGACTCTTGATAGCCAGCATCCTGTTATTTGGGATCTTCATCTGGTACATTTGGAAGCAAAAAATACCAT GTTCAGACCCagcctccagctccagctccactGAAACCCCAGCAGACGCACCAG GGTGTCAGAAGCTGGACACTTTCTCTGAGACTGCCCAGCAACAGCACAGGCCCAGCTCCGACAGCAGCTCTGACAGCAGTGAAACAATGGAGAAGGACCGGGAGAGTTCGGGCATACCCAAGGCTGGGAGGCACCATGAGTATGACTTGCTCACTCAGGAGGACAACGGATCTGACTCATCACCTGAGGGGCAAGCAGAGTATGATCTTGTCACTCCAGAAAGCACGGTGCCTGCACCTGAGGACAACACAGTGTATATGCAAATAGTCGTCAACTTGCAG GGAAATACCCCAGTTCCTGAGCAGAAGGAGAGTTCAGCCACAGTCTACAGCTGTATACAGATACCTCAGAAG
- the LY9 gene encoding T-lymphocyte surface antigen Ly-9 isoform X2: protein MAGPKRHPDDSALPSSSKPQKTKTHMFFSFLWTRLLFLPVGLGASEKHSTSAVVPGILGGLVIFPLNISVDTEFENVAWSGPQGTLAFVTAEKQIFITAKSYQDRLNISGDSYSLRLSSLTLEDAGPYKAQINRKTSAVTTDKTFILYVYEQVPEPQVIVKSVNMSDSGSCNVTLICSVERAWTSVLYSWTLQDTQASESQEGSTVIIRWTLCDPDLQYTCTARNPVSQSTSSPVRARQFCIAPGPSGGESIGETVVGILGESVTLPLTLSASHAGENVIWMFNTSIISKERRAAATADPLTKFKDANMNSSQDYSLMIGRLKMENAGHYHAYVCSQASGVISTKHITLHVYGRLKKPKITWHPGLAKDGICRVNLTCSVEDNGYNVTYRWAPLQKGTFESQEGPHLNVSWTRGANHPNITCIASNPVSSSSQQFLPGDICPGSDPASSSSSTETPADAPGCQKLDTFSETAQQQHRPSSDSSSDSSETMEKDRESSGIPKAGRHHEYDLLTQEDNGSDSSPEGQAEYDLVTPESTVPAPEDNTVYMQIVVNLQGNTPVPEQKESSATVYSCIQIPQKGVPPPQQNDPESSEIPTYENFT, encoded by the exons ATGGCAGGCCCCAAGCGACACCCGGATGACTCGGCTCTCCCGTCCTCCAGTAAACCACAGAAGACCAAGACACacatgttcttttcctttctctggaccCGTCTCCTCTTCCTGCCAGTGG GGCTAGGAGCCTCTGAAAAGCACTCAACCTCAGCAGTGGTGCCCGGGATTCTAGGGGGTTTGGTGATTTTCCCCCTGAACATTTCAGTAGACACAGAGTTTGAGAATGTCGCCTGGAGTGGTCCCCAAGGCACTCTTGCTTTCGTAACTgcagaaaaacagattttcatcACAGCCAAAAGCTACCAGGACCGACTAAACATCAGCGGGGACAGTTACTCCTTGCGTCTCAGCAGCCTGACTTTGGAAGATGCTGGACCCTACAAAGCCCAGATAAACCGGAAGACTTCTGCAGTCACCACTGACAAGACATTTATACTGTACGTCTATG AGCAGGTGCCGGAGCCTCAAGTCATCGTGAAGTCTGTGAACATGTCCGACAGTGGCTCCTGCAACGTTACCTTGATTTGCTCTGTGGAGAGGGCGTGGACAAGTGTTCTGTACAGCTGGACCCTGCAGGACACGCAGGCTTCTGAATCGCAGGAGGGCTCCACTGTCATCATCCGCTGGACGCTGTGTGACCCAGACCTGCAATACACCTGCACAGCCAGGAACCCGGTCAGCCAGAGCACCTCCAGCCCCGTCCGCGCCCGGCAGTTCTGTATAG CTCCAGGACCCTCCGGAGGAGAGTCGATAGGGGAGACAGTAGTGGGGATCCTGGGGGAGTCAGTCACCCTGCCCCTAACACTCTCGGCCAGTCACGCCGGAGAGAACGTCATCTGGATGTTCAACACGTCTATTATCAGCAAAGAGCGGAGAGCAGCAGCAACAGCTGATCCACTCACGAAGTTCAAGGATGCCAATATGAACTCCAGCCAAGACTACTCCCTGATGATTGGCCGGCTAAAGATGGAGAATGCTGGCCACTACCATGCCTACGTGTGCTCCCAGGCCTCCGGAGTCATCAGCACAAAACACATCACGCTGCATGTCTATG GGAGATTGAAGAAGCCAAAAATTACCTGGCATCCTGGGCTTGCTAAGGATGGTATCTGCAGGGTCAACCTGACATGCTCAGTGGAGGACAATGGATACAACGTGACATACAGATGGGCCCCCCTACAAAAAGGAACCTTCGAATCCCAAGAGGGACCTCACCTCAATGTCTCTTGGACACGTGGTGCAAATCACCCCAACATCACATGCATCGCCAGCAACCCTGTCAGCAGCAGCTCCCAGCAGTTTCTTCCTGGCGACATCTGTCCAG GTTCAGACCCagcctccagctccagctccactGAAACCCCAGCAGACGCACCAG GGTGTCAGAAGCTGGACACTTTCTCTGAGACTGCCCAGCAACAGCACAGGCCCAGCTCCGACAGCAGCTCTGACAGCAGTGAAACAATGGAGAAGGACCGGGAGAGTTCGGGCATACCCAAGGCTGGGAGGCACCATGAGTATGACTTGCTCACTCAGGAGGACAACGGATCTGACTCATCACCTGAGGGGCAAGCAGAGTATGATCTTGTCACTCCAGAAAGCACGGTGCCTGCACCTGAGGACAACACAGTGTATATGCAAATAGTCGTCAACTTGCAG GGAAATACCCCAGTTCCTGAGCAGAAGGAGAGTTCAGCCACAGTCTACAGCTGTATACAGATACCTCAGAAG
- the LY9 gene encoding T-lymphocyte surface antigen Ly-9 isoform X3: MAGPKRHPDDSALPSSSKPQKTKTHMFFSFLWTRLLFLPVGLGASEKHSTSAVVPGILGGLVIFPLNISVDTEFENVAWSGPQGTLAFVTAEKQIFITAKSYQDRLNISGDSYSLRLSSLTLEDAGPYKAQINRKTSAVTTDKTFILYVYEQVPEPQVIVKSVNMSDSGSCNVTLICSVERAWTSVLYSWTLQDTQASESQEGSTVIIRWTLCDPDLQYTCTARNPVSQSTSSPVRARQFCIAPGPSGGESIGETVVGILGESVTLPLTLSASHAGENVIWMFNTSIISKERRAAATADPLTKFKDANMNSSQDYSLMIGRLKMENAGHYHAYVCSQASGVISTKHITLHVYGSDPASSSSSTETPADAPGCQKLDTFSETAQQQHRPSSDSSSDSSETMEKDRESSGIPKAGRHHEYDLLTQEDNGSDSSPEGQAEYDLVTPESTVPAPEDNTVYMQIVVNLQGNTPVPEQKESSATVYSCIQIPQKGVPPPQQNDPESSEIPTYENFT, translated from the exons ATGGCAGGCCCCAAGCGACACCCGGATGACTCGGCTCTCCCGTCCTCCAGTAAACCACAGAAGACCAAGACACacatgttcttttcctttctctggaccCGTCTCCTCTTCCTGCCAGTGG GGCTAGGAGCCTCTGAAAAGCACTCAACCTCAGCAGTGGTGCCCGGGATTCTAGGGGGTTTGGTGATTTTCCCCCTGAACATTTCAGTAGACACAGAGTTTGAGAATGTCGCCTGGAGTGGTCCCCAAGGCACTCTTGCTTTCGTAACTgcagaaaaacagattttcatcACAGCCAAAAGCTACCAGGACCGACTAAACATCAGCGGGGACAGTTACTCCTTGCGTCTCAGCAGCCTGACTTTGGAAGATGCTGGACCCTACAAAGCCCAGATAAACCGGAAGACTTCTGCAGTCACCACTGACAAGACATTTATACTGTACGTCTATG AGCAGGTGCCGGAGCCTCAAGTCATCGTGAAGTCTGTGAACATGTCCGACAGTGGCTCCTGCAACGTTACCTTGATTTGCTCTGTGGAGAGGGCGTGGACAAGTGTTCTGTACAGCTGGACCCTGCAGGACACGCAGGCTTCTGAATCGCAGGAGGGCTCCACTGTCATCATCCGCTGGACGCTGTGTGACCCAGACCTGCAATACACCTGCACAGCCAGGAACCCGGTCAGCCAGAGCACCTCCAGCCCCGTCCGCGCCCGGCAGTTCTGTATAG CTCCAGGACCCTCCGGAGGAGAGTCGATAGGGGAGACAGTAGTGGGGATCCTGGGGGAGTCAGTCACCCTGCCCCTAACACTCTCGGCCAGTCACGCCGGAGAGAACGTCATCTGGATGTTCAACACGTCTATTATCAGCAAAGAGCGGAGAGCAGCAGCAACAGCTGATCCACTCACGAAGTTCAAGGATGCCAATATGAACTCCAGCCAAGACTACTCCCTGATGATTGGCCGGCTAAAGATGGAGAATGCTGGCCACTACCATGCCTACGTGTGCTCCCAGGCCTCCGGAGTCATCAGCACAAAACACATCACGCTGCATGTCTATG GTTCAGACCCagcctccagctccagctccactGAAACCCCAGCAGACGCACCAG GGTGTCAGAAGCTGGACACTTTCTCTGAGACTGCCCAGCAACAGCACAGGCCCAGCTCCGACAGCAGCTCTGACAGCAGTGAAACAATGGAGAAGGACCGGGAGAGTTCGGGCATACCCAAGGCTGGGAGGCACCATGAGTATGACTTGCTCACTCAGGAGGACAACGGATCTGACTCATCACCTGAGGGGCAAGCAGAGTATGATCTTGTCACTCCAGAAAGCACGGTGCCTGCACCTGAGGACAACACAGTGTATATGCAAATAGTCGTCAACTTGCAG GGAAATACCCCAGTTCCTGAGCAGAAGGAGAGTTCAGCCACAGTCTACAGCTGTATACAGATACCTCAGAAG
- the LOC132025776 gene encoding SLAM family member 9-like, producing the protein MGLSLPGFLLLLGPFTGTGVSGQEPDPVTVTGTLGGSVTLPLQLQAGQPVESISWMSRSSSMAIATVTLAETGEPDTFHQADTRYWGRVSVVGPGFSLQISNLSWNDSGPYRAHVNLRGSRITRTQEYRLQVYEQLAQPRVTLSSRIGENGHCIFILTCVADSRRGSVTYSWLPRGPRTVVSHGGSVLSVSSGPGDRALTFTCVVKNPVSNSSSLPVSVPSSCPGPGILGGETVGETVTGLLGDLAILPLELPAGQEVEKVTWSSGGLAAVMQRGPGGQPVLAAGTQTLSSRRWHALPDSYSLQIRPLTLQDSGRYRAWITLQSPPINITKDFTLRVYEKLQEPNITVSSQIMKGGTCYITLICSLQQAGEDVQYRWAPLGQGAVMSHGGTTLHVSWRPGASDSYRCTASNPVSQRSSSIPAGPLCSASFLLYSWKKEFLLILILGALQIE; encoded by the exons ATGGGTCTTTCTCTACCAGGGTTCCTGCTCCTGCTTGGTCCTTTCACGG GGACAGGGGTTTCCGGACAGGAGCCAGACCCTGTGACAGTAACTGGGACCCTAGGAGGGTCTGTCACTCTGCCTCTGCAGCTACAGGCTGGACAGCCGGTGGAGAGCATCTCTTGGATGTCCCGTTCCTCCTCCATGGCCATAGCCACCGTAACCTTGGCAGAAACAGGAGAGCCAGACACCTTCCACCAGGCAGACACCCGGTACTGGGGTCGTGTGAGTGTGGTGGGGCCAGGCTTCTCGCTTCAGATCAGCAACCTGAGCTGGAACGACTCGGGGCCCTACCGAGCCCACGTGAACCTGAGGGGCTCCCGCATCACCCGCACCCAGGAGTACCGACTGCAAGTGTATG AGCAGCTGGCCCAGCCCCGTGTCACACTGAGCTCCAGGATCGGTGAGAATGGACACTGTATCTTCATCCTGACATGTGTGGCCGACAGCAGAAGAGGCTCTGTGACCTACAGCTGGCTACCTCGGGGACCCCGGACGGTTGTGTCCCATGGAGGGTCTGTCCTCAGTGTTTCCTCAGGGCCCGGGGACAGGGCTCTGACCTTCACCTGTGTGGTCAAGAACCCAGTCAGTAACAGCAGCTCCCTCCCCGTCTCAGTGCCGTCCTCATGTCCAG GGCCAGGAATCCTGGGAGGGGAGACCGTGGGGGAGACGGTGACCGGTCTCCTCGGGGACTTGGCCATTTTGCCCCTGGAGCTCCCAGCTGGGCAGGAAGTGGAAAAGGTCACCTGGAGCTCTGGAGGGCTTGCTGCCGTTATGCAACGAGGGCCAGGAGGCCAGCCCGTCCTGGCTGCCGGGACTCAGACACTGAGCAGCAGACGGTGGCATGCCCTCCCCGACAGCTACTCTCTTCAGATCAGGCCCCTGACGCTGCAGGACTCTGGCCGCTACAGAGCCTGGATCACCCTGCAGAGTCCCCCGATCAACATCACCAAGGATTTCACCCTGCGTGTCTATG AGAAGCTGCAGGAGCCCAATATCACTGTCAGCTCCCAGATCATGAAGGGTGGGACCTGCTACATCACTCTGATCTGCTCCCTGCAACAGGCCGGAGAGGACGTTCAGTACAGATGGGCACCCCTCGGCCAGGGGGCAGTTATGTCCCACGGAGGAACCACTCTCCACGTCTCCTGGAGACCGGGAGCCAGTGACAGCTATCGCTGCACTGCCAGCAACCCGGTCAGCCAGAGATCCAGCTCCATCCCCGCAGGGCCACTCTGCTCAG CTTCCTTCCTACTCTACTCCTGGAAGAAggaatttcttctcattttgatCCTGGGAGCTTTGCAGATTGAGTAG